A genomic region of Pseudochaenichthys georgianus chromosome 12, fPseGeo1.2, whole genome shotgun sequence contains the following coding sequences:
- the LOC117456100 gene encoding alpha-synuclein-like: MDALMKGFSKAKDGVVLAAEKTKQGVTGAAEMTKDGVMFVGNKTKDGVTTAVSGVSQVGGAMVTGVTAVAHKTVEGAGNIAAATGLVKKDPAKQTDEAVQDMAESPVDTDPADVTEDDDD, translated from the exons ATGGACGCTTTAATGAAAGGTTTCTCTAAAGCCAAGGATGGGGTCGTGTTGGCGGCGGAGAAAACCAAGCAGGGAGTGACTGGAGCAGCTGAGATGACGAAAGATGGGGTTATGTTTGTAG GTAACAAAACAAAGGATGGAGTCACAACAG CTGTGTCTGGAGTGTCTCAGGTGGGTGGAGCAATGGTTACTGGGGTTACTGCTGTGGCCCACAAAACTGTAGAGGGTGCAGGAAACATTGCTGCTGCCACCGGATTGGTCAAGAAGGATCCTGCCAAACAA ACTGACGAAGCAGTACAGGACATGGCAGAGTCACCGGTTGATACTGACCCCGCTGATGTTACAGAG GACGACGATGATTGA
- the nop14 gene encoding nucleolar protein 14 — protein sequence MGKVPKKRSMADKVRKTKTSTEIKNNPFEVKINRKKFEILGQKSKHDVGLPGVSRSKAINKRKDTLLKEYKQKGKSSKFIDRRFGEYDTNMAPEDKILQRFAMERQRNHDKKDVYNLNEEEELTHYGQSLAEMEKFNDNVNSDDESEEKGLLSAELTASHFGGGGLLRRKTSGDQEGGEEGAPRAKSRQELIEELIQKSKQEKRDRQVQKEESQELTEKLDHDWKNIQALMVKKIPRAERVEEEKPKLEQYDMMVRELVFEMKAQPSERLKTPEEVAREEREKLQKLEADRLRRMMGDQVVESSQSQTHMSADDLNDGFILDKDDQKTLSYQDGKWNIEEEKGEDKDGKEEEGEEEESEAEEGDEEEEEEEEEEEEEEEEGSSEEEEDAHSDLESEQESEDEETQQEEEETSAQPSLSKEELKAQQEAAKAELPYTFTAPESLSDLKDLLQGHTPDNQRIIVARTQKSNHASLAVGNKLKLQKLLGFLLEYVEDLATRSPPELTTIDKLIPELYTLCQMFPEAACKTMQSILGDAGHSTEEVLEVKGHLPFPTLDMIIYLKLTALLFPTSDFRHPVTTPALLYISQALTKCPVRSLQDMTSGLVLCCLAVEYVSFSKRFLPELINFLAGTLHLAVQDKTSLGYIVVPPFRPSGKCSDLLVVSDSESCKSWSQKSLPLSAAQLLELKNNLDKDHHRLTCLSTCLDLVKRCCLLYKDLMSFSHIFQPIRTLLSKHLSAQALPDPLKELHSEILEIISGVPAAHSRLILEKKKPIPLKLLTPKIVEILDYGKKRGSNREERERERLKHKYKKEFKGALREIRKDTRFLAREKLNEVMDRDSERKKKVRELFGSLATQEGEWKALKRRKNK from the exons ATGGGGAAGGTGCCAAAGAAGAGGAGCATGGCTGACAAGGTTCGCAAAACCAAGACCTCTACTGAGATAAAAAACAACCCCTTTGAAGTGAAGATCAACAGGAAGAAATTTGAAATTTTGGGGCAGAAATCCAAGCATGATGTGGGTCTGCCTGGTGTGTCTCGATCCAAAGCCATTAATAAG AGAAAAGACACCCTCCTGAAGGAATACAAACAGAAGGGCAAGTCCAGCAAATTCATTGACAGACGCTTTGGGGAGTATGACACCAATATGGCACCAGAAGACAAAATCCTGCAGAGGTTCGCCATGGAGAGACAG CGTAACCATGACAAGAAGGATGTGTACAACCTGAACGAGGAGGAGGAGTTGACCCATTACGGCCAGTCGCTGGCTGAGATGGAGAAATTCAATGACAACGTGAATAGTGATGATGAATCAGAAGAGAAAGGTCTTCTGTCAG CCGAGCTGACTGCCTCCCACTTTGGAGGAGGGGGTCTCCTCAGAAGGAAAACATCAGGGGACCAGGAGGGGGGGGAAGAAGGAGCCCCGAGGGCCAAATCCAGACAAGAGCTGATTGAAGAGCTCATCCAGAAGTCCAAGCAGGAGAAG CGAGACCGACAGGTGCAGAAAGAGGAATCGCAGGAGCTGACGGAGAAACTGGATCACGACTGGAAGAACATCCAGGCTCTGATGGTGAAGAAGATTCCCAGAGCGGAACGTGTCGAGGAGGAGAAGCCCAAG TTGGAACAGTATGACATGATGGTCCGAGAGCTCGTGTTCGAGATGAAGGCTCAGCCCTCAGAGAGGCTGAAGACCCCCGAGGAGGTCGCccgggaggagagggagaagcTGCAGAAACTAGAG GCGGACCGTCTGAGGAGGATGATGGGAGATCAGGTCGTGGAGAGTTCACAGAGTCAGACTCACATGTCAGCTGATGACCTCAACGACGGCTTCATCCTGGATAAGGACGACCAGAAGACCCTTTCTTATCAG GATGGAAAATGGAACATTGAAGAGGAGAAAGGGGAAGATAAGGATGGAaaggaagaagagggagaggaggaggaatcagAGGCAGAAGAGggagatgaagaagaggaggaggaggaagaagaagaagaggaggaggaggaggagggcagtagtgaagaagaagaagatgcgcACTCTGACCTTGAGTCCGAGCAAGAAAGCGAGGATGAGGAGACAcaacaggaggaagaggagaccaGCGCCCAACCGAGTCTGAGCAAAGAGGAGCTGAAGGCCCAGCAGGAGGCCGCGAAGGCAGAGCTCCCGTACACATTCACTG CTCCAGAGAGCCTTAGTGACCTGAAGGATCTGCTGCAGGGTCACACCCCCGACAACCAGCGCATCATCGTGGCCAGGACTCAGAAAAGCAACCATGCTAGTCTGGCTGTAGGCAATAAGCTCAAACTGCAG AAACTGTTAGGCTTCCTGTTGGAGTACGTTGAAGATCTGGCCACCAGGAGTCCCCCTGAACTCACCACCATTGATAAGCTCATACC AGAGTTGTACACTTTGTGTCAGATGTTTCCAGAAGCAGCATGTAAGACCATGCAAAGCATCCTGGGAGACGCTGGACACAGCACGGAGGAGGTGCTCGAGGTCAAAGGGCATCTTCCTTTCCCAACACTAGACATG ATCATCTACCTGAAGTTGACAGCCCTTCTGTTTCCTACGTCAGACTTCAGACACCCGGTCACCACTCCTGCGCTGCTGTACATCAGCCAGGCTCTCACCAAG TGTCCAGTGAGATCCCTACAGGACATGACGTCAGGGTTAGTGCTGTGCTGTCTGGCGGTGGAGTACGTCTCCTTTTCAAAGCGCTTCCTGCCTGAGCTCATCAACTTCCTGGCTGGAACGCTACATCTGGCTGTACAGGACAAGACCTCTCTAG GTTACATCGTGGTGCCGCCCTTCAGGCCTTCAGGGAAGTGCAGCGATCTGCTGGTGGTGTCAGACTCTGAGTCCTGCAAGAGCTGGAGCCAGAAGAGCCTTCCACTGTCCGCGGCCCAACTCCTGGAGCTGAAAAATAACCTGGACAAAGACCACCACAG GTTGACGTGTCTGTCTACCTGCCTGGACCTGGTGAAGCGCTGCTGCCTGCTCTACAAAGACCTCATGTCTTTCTCACACATcttccagccaatcagaacgctgctttccaaacatctttcagcCCAAGCGTTACCAGATCCTTTGAAG GAGCTCCACAGTGAGATCCTGGAGATCATCAGCGGTGTTCCTGCGGCCCACAGTCGGCTGATTTTAGAGAAGAAGAAGCCCATTCCTCTGAAGCTGCTCACACCCAAGATTGTTGAAAT ATTGGACTATGGAAAGAAGCGTGGAAGCaacagagaggagagggagagggagcgaCTGAAGCACAAGTACAAGAAGGAGTTCAAGGGCGCTCTGAGGGAGATCAGGAAGGACACACGCTTCCTGGCCAGAGAGAAGCTCAACGAGGTCATGGACAG AGATTCGGAGAGAAAGAAGAAGGTGAGGGAGCTCTTCGGAAGCTTAGCCACTCAGGAGGGAGAGTGGAAGGCcctgaagaggaggaagaacaaGTAA